One segment of Anaerolineae bacterium DNA contains the following:
- a CDS encoding M48 family metallopeptidase has translation MTTLPAYTVRESARARHVNLKISLERGLEVVIPRGFNRRRIPDILQKKQAWIKRTVKRLEERRLFLAGEPALPEQIRLQAVAETWSVAYRPTSSAQITVTEKAGQRLILSGNVADVDQCQTALRKWVARKAKQHLTPWLRQLGQVEQLPFDRVTFRGQKTRWGSCSGRKTISLNYKLLFLPPALVRYVLIHELCHTKHLNHSAKFWTLVGQKEPNYKQLKKELRASWCYVPGWVQD, from the coding sequence ATGACCACGTTGCCCGCCTATACCGTCCGGGAAAGCGCCCGCGCCAGACACGTCAATCTGAAAATTTCCCTGGAACGTGGCCTGGAGGTGGTGATTCCCCGGGGTTTCAACCGCCGGCGTATCCCTGATATTTTGCAAAAAAAGCAGGCCTGGATCAAACGGACCGTCAAACGCCTTGAAGAACGCCGCCTCTTTTTGGCCGGAGAGCCGGCCCTGCCGGAACAAATCCGGCTCCAGGCCGTTGCCGAAACGTGGTCGGTGGCCTACCGGCCCACGTCGTCGGCGCAGATCACCGTTACCGAAAAAGCCGGGCAACGGCTGATCTTGAGCGGTAATGTGGCTGATGTTGACCAGTGCCAAACCGCGCTGCGCAAGTGGGTCGCCCGCAAAGCCAAACAGCATCTGACGCCCTGGTTGCGCCAGCTTGGTCAAGTTGAACAACTGCCTTTTGACCGGGTGACTTTTCGGGGCCAAAAGACTCGGTGGGGTAGCTGCTCTGGCCGCAAGACAATCAGCCTAAATTATAAACTCCTCTTCCTGCCCCCTGCCCTGGTGCGTTACGTGCTCATTCACGAATTGTGCCATACCAAACATCTCAATCATTCGGCCAAATTTTGGACGTTGGTAGGCCAAAAAGAGCCAAATTACAAACAATTAAAGAAAGAACTA
- a CDS encoding phosphoribosyltransferase: protein MGEAKKIYLSWTEVDHLLSRELVPRLQHYNYDVVIAITRGGIVPGGIIAEQLGIQQILVASVDFYEDPEHNLDWPVFMQFPADSFLRGKRVLIVDDVWYRGREVVSVSERVEQVGGRPVSVVLHYKPQFSQFEDKTPDFYAVETDDWIIYPWEVNRSFLKL, encoded by the coding sequence ATGGGCGAGGCCAAAAAAATCTATCTTTCCTGGACGGAGGTGGACCATTTATTGAGCCGTGAACTGGTGCCCCGCCTGCAACATTACAATTACGATGTGGTTATTGCTATTACCCGGGGAGGGATTGTGCCCGGCGGAATCATTGCCGAGCAGCTTGGGATTCAGCAAATCTTGGTGGCTTCTGTGGACTTTTACGAGGACCCAGAGCATAATTTGGATTGGCCGGTGTTTATGCAATTTCCGGCCGATAGTTTTTTGCGCGGCAAGCGCGTGCTCATTGTTGATGATGTTTGGTATCGCGGGCGAGAGGTGGTGAGCGTGAGTGAACGGGTGGAGCAGGTCGGAGGACGGCCGGTGTCGGTAGTGCTGCATTACAAGCCACAATTTTCTCAATTTGAAGACAAAACTCCCGACTTCTATGCCGTTGAAACTGACGACTGGATCATCTATCCCTGGGAAGTTAACCGGAGTTTTTTGAAATTATAG